The Comamonas piscis region CCTACTGCCTCAAAACATCAGCTGAAGAGAACCGTCCGCGATGCCAAAGCCTGCTTAACGCAGGCTTTTTGTCGTCCGCAATGGCGATCGGTACCGGCTTGCAAGCGGTGCTCAGTCTGCACATTACCGAATAATCCTAGTATTAACCCTAGGTCATTAGAGCGGCAAAAATAATGGGCGTGTTCATTCAAAACTAAAAATCGTTGAACAATTTCTAATATCACACCCCACAAACGAATCTTTGAAACCTACAAAATTTAATTATTGTTGAAACCCCGTATAGCGCTGCATTGCAATAAATGTTAATTTTGGCAAGCAATTCACCAGCATAGCAGCTGCCATTAATGCACGCGCTGTGGCTGTTGATCGTATTCATCCCGGGCAGCATCCGCTGCGCCATATTTCCCTCAAGAAGGAGCCGTCATGAAGCGTCGAGTTTTTTGTGCCACCGCCACCCTGGTTGCCAGCATGGGGTTTGCTGCCGCAGCCGCTGCCCAAACCAAATGGGATTTCGCCACGGCGTATGCGCCATTCAACTTCCACTCCAAGAACAATGAACAGTTCGTCAAGGACGTGGACGCTGCCACCAGCGGCAAGCTCAAGATCACTCCCCACTTTGGTGCATCGCTTTTCAAAATGCCCGAAATCAAGCGCGCCGTGCAAACCGGTAATGCGCAGATGGGTGAGTTCTTTCTGGTGAGCTTCCAGAACGAATCGCAAATCTTTGGCGTAGATGGCTTGCCCTTCCTCGTCAACAACTACGACGACGCCTACAAGCTCTACCAAGCCCAAAAGCCCGCGCTGCAAAAGCTGCTGGACAAGCAAGGCCAAGTCTTGCTGTATTCGGTGGCCTGGCCACCCCAAGGCATCTACACCAAGAAGCCGATCAACTCGGTCGCTGACCTCAAGGGCATGAAGTGGCGCGTCTACTCGCCCACCACCGCCCGCATTGGCGAGCTGATTGGCGCGCAACCCGCCACCGTGCAAGAGGCTGAACTGTCCCAGGCCCTGGCCACCGGCGTGGTCGATGGCCTGATCACCTCCAGCGCAACCGGTGCCGACAACAAGCTGTTCGAGAACCTGAAGTACTACTACAACGTGCAGGCCTGGATCCCCAAGAATGCCGTGACCGTCAGCAAGAAGGCGTTCAACGCGCTGGGTAAGCCCGAGCAGGAAGCGGTGCTGAAGGCGGCCGCTGCTGCGGAAGAGCGCGGCTGGAAGGAATCCAAGGAAGTGGATGCCAAGTCGCTGGCCACCTTGAAGCAAGGCGGCATGAGCATCGAGCTGCCATCGGCCCAGCTCAAGGCTGACCTGGCCAAGGTGGGTGAGACAGTGGTCAAGGAATGGACCGACAAGGCCGGCGCCGAAGGCAAGGCCATTCTGGACGCCTACAAGGCCGCCAAGTAATCCATGGCCCACGCTGTGCAGCTTGGTGCAAGCCCCGTGCTTGAACCGGCTGCACAGTCCGCAACCTTTACTGCTTTGAATGACAAGCATGCGCAAGCTATTAAATGGACTGTATGACGCCTCTGCCTGGTTGGCAGGGCTGTCGATGATCGGCATCCTGGTGATGGTGCTGCTCACCGTGGTGAGCCGCCTGATCGGCTTCAGTGCCCCTGGCACCGATGCCTATGCCGGCTATGCCATGGCCGGAGCGGGCTTTATGGCCCTGGCCAGCACCCTTAAAAAAGGCGAGCACATCCGTGTGACCTTGCTACTGGGTGCGCTCAAAGGCGCTGCCCTCAAAACCATGGAGGTGATTGCGCTAGTGATCGCCACCATCCTTTCGGGCTTTTTGGCGTTTTACTCCGCGCGTCTGGTCTGGCAATCCTGGGAGATCGACGACATCTCCGTGGGCATGGACGCCTCGCCGCTGTGGATTCCGCAACTTTTTATGGCACTGGGTACCCTGGTGTTTTTTATCGCCTTTTGCGACGAGCTGGTACTGGAGCTGACAGGCAAACGCCAGGCTGTGGTCAAAGAGGACGCCCACCATGAATGAAATTACCGCCAGCATTGCGCTGATCGTGGTGCTGCTGGCCCTGTTGGGCGGCGGCGTCTGGGTGGGTCTGACCTTGGCCGGGGTGGCCTGGTTTGGCATGGAGTTCTTCACCGCCCGCGCGGCTGGGGACGCGATGGCGATGACCATCTGGGGCTCATCCAGCAGCTGGACCCTGACGGCCCTGCCGCTGTTCGTCTGGATGGGTGAGATTCTCTACCGCACCAACCTGTCAGAGAGCATGTTCCGTGGCCTCGCGCCCTGGGTCAACCTGCTGCCTGGTCGCCTGCTGCATACCAATGTGATCGGCTGCACGATTTTTGCAGCGGTGTCCGGCTCTTCGGCGGCTACTTGCGCCACCGTGGGCAAGATGAATGTGCCTGAGCTGATGAAGCGCGGTTACCCCGAGAACATGGTCATCGGCTCCCTGGGCGGCCCGGCCACCCTGGGCCTGCTGATTCCGCCATCGATCATTCTGATCGTCTACGGTGTGGCGGCAGAGATGTCGATCTCCAAGCTGTTCATGGCCGGCGTGCTGCCCGGCATCATGCTGGCGCTGATGTTCAGCGGCTGGATCATCGTCTGGTCCCTGCTCAACCCCAGCAAGATCCCCAAGGCCGATGGCACGATGAGCTTCAAGCAAAAGCTCTATGAGTCGCGCCACCTGATCCCGGTGGTGCTGCTGATCGCCTCGGTGATCGCCAGCATCTACTCGGGCATTGCGACCGCCACCGAAGCCGCTGCGATTGGCGTGCTGGGCTCGTTGATACTGTCTGCCGCGCAGGGTGCATTGACCTGGAAGAACTTCAAGGATTCGCTGTTCGGTGCCACGCGCCTCTACTGCATGATCGCCTTGATTCTGGCCGGTGCCTCGTTCATGACCCTGTCGATGGGCTATATCGGCCTGCCACGCCAGCTGGCCGAGTTCGTTGGCAGCCTGAACCTGTCGCCTGCGATGCTGATCGTTGTGCTGGGTATCTTCTACATCCTGATTGGCTGTTTCCTGGATGGCATCTCCACCATCGTGCTGACCATGGGTGTGGTGCTGCCGATCATCCAGGCGGCCGGTATCGATCCGCTGTGGTTCGGCATTTTCCTGGTGATCACCGTGGAGACTGCGCAGATCACGCCACCCGTGGGCTTTAACCTGTTTGTGCTGCAAAGCATGACGGGCAAGCAGATCACCTACCTGGCCCGTGTCTGCGCGCCCTACTTTGTGCTGATGGTGATGGCCTTGGCGATTCTCTGGTTCTTCCCCGAGATCGTGACCGTGCTGCCGAACAACATGTAAACCTCGCGTTGATCCGCTACGAACCGGCTGCTTAGGCAGCCGGTTTTTTTCGCCTGCCTCAGCGCGGTACTACATCAACACATCAGCAACGCCTGCTGCTCCTGCACCGTGCCCTGCAAAAAGCGCCAGACGACCTGGATACCGGGCAGCGAGCGCAGCTCCGGCGGCATCGACATCCAGAAAGTGCGGGTGAACTGCGCATGCTCGGGCAGCACGCGCTGCAGCAAAGGGTCCTTGTCGGCCAGAAAGCCCGGCAGCACGCCCAGGCCCGCGCCGGTGCGCACGGCGGTGTACTGCGCCAAGATGCTGGTGCTGCGAAAGCTGAAGCGCTGGGGCGCGCTCAGGCTGTCGAGAAACTGCAGCTCTTTGGTGAACAGCTGGTCATCCACATAGTGCACAAAACGGTGGCTGGCCAGGCCCTCGGTCGAGGTTATCAGCGGGTGGCGGGCTAGGTATTCGCGCTGGCCATACAGGTACAACCGGTACTCGGTCAGGCGGCTGGTCACAACGGTATCGCGCACGGGGCGATCGAGCGAGATGACGATATCGGCCTCGCGGCGCGAGAGCTGCAGCATGCGCGGCACGGCCAGCAGGTCGATGGTCAGCAAGGGATAGCGCTGGGCCAGCAAGGCCAGGTGTTTGGCCAGCACCTGGGTGCCAAAGCCTTCGGTGACGCCAATGCGCACCACGCCGCTAGG contains the following coding sequences:
- a CDS encoding TRAP transporter substrate-binding protein; protein product: MKRRVFCATATLVASMGFAAAAAAQTKWDFATAYAPFNFHSKNNEQFVKDVDAATSGKLKITPHFGASLFKMPEIKRAVQTGNAQMGEFFLVSFQNESQIFGVDGLPFLVNNYDDAYKLYQAQKPALQKLLDKQGQVLLYSVAWPPQGIYTKKPINSVADLKGMKWRVYSPTTARIGELIGAQPATVQEAELSQALATGVVDGLITSSATGADNKLFENLKYYYNVQAWIPKNAVTVSKKAFNALGKPEQEAVLKAAAAAEERGWKESKEVDAKSLATLKQGGMSIELPSAQLKADLAKVGETVVKEWTDKAGAEGKAILDAYKAAK
- a CDS encoding LysR family transcriptional regulator; amino-acid sequence: MDWDHLRFFWALVQAGTLVGAAKALGVEHTTVSRRIQALEKQLGATLFTREGSGYKLTDAGRQLQPRAEAMDQIARGIAPIAASQSSETPSGVVRIGVTEGFGTQVLAKHLALLAQRYPLLTIDLLAVPRMLQLSRREADIVISLDRPVRDTVVTSRLTEYRLYLYGQREYLARHPLITSTEGLASHRFVHYVDDQLFTKELQFLDSLSAPQRFSFRSTSILAQYTAVRTGAGLGVLPGFLADKDPLLQRVLPEHAQFTRTFWMSMPPELRSLPGIQVVWRFLQGTVQEQQALLMC
- a CDS encoding TRAP transporter large permease, with the protein product MNEITASIALIVVLLALLGGGVWVGLTLAGVAWFGMEFFTARAAGDAMAMTIWGSSSSWTLTALPLFVWMGEILYRTNLSESMFRGLAPWVNLLPGRLLHTNVIGCTIFAAVSGSSAATCATVGKMNVPELMKRGYPENMVIGSLGGPATLGLLIPPSIILIVYGVAAEMSISKLFMAGVLPGIMLALMFSGWIIVWSLLNPSKIPKADGTMSFKQKLYESRHLIPVVLLIASVIASIYSGIATATEAAAIGVLGSLILSAAQGALTWKNFKDSLFGATRLYCMIALILAGASFMTLSMGYIGLPRQLAEFVGSLNLSPAMLIVVLGIFYILIGCFLDGISTIVLTMGVVLPIIQAAGIDPLWFGIFLVITVETAQITPPVGFNLFVLQSMTGKQITYLARVCAPYFVLMVMALAILWFFPEIVTVLPNNM
- a CDS encoding TRAP transporter small permease, translated to MRKLLNGLYDASAWLAGLSMIGILVMVLLTVVSRLIGFSAPGTDAYAGYAMAGAGFMALASTLKKGEHIRVTLLLGALKGAALKTMEVIALVIATILSGFLAFYSARLVWQSWEIDDISVGMDASPLWIPQLFMALGTLVFFIAFCDELVLELTGKRQAVVKEDAHHE